From a region of the Rhipicephalus microplus isolate Deutch F79 chromosome X, USDA_Rmic, whole genome shotgun sequence genome:
- the LOC119182917 gene encoding uncharacterized protein LOC119182917 has product MTSSAAMEDGRNPGQREASSNGSFEQFNLSRPDEWEDYAQRFEFFLEAQGITDAGKKRSTFLSRCGAATFQLAKALVAPDQLKDTPYEDIIAALRNHLSAKPPELARRYEFHRREQATGESVAAYLAALRTTAQHCNFVDLDKALRDRFVFGLRNDKAKRRILAKKEVSLACAVEEATAAEAIDREASQSRLNATAPRTEPVHQGTDADCGEDQDGLEECVRQLRGDTSQRRDAGLGGGSCAGCAGPNERRLRRFRDAQCRGCGKTGHIAKVCRSQRKRARRANFETNGRTDNSRTTPRASTSYCDNLTETAIHDVPQPGTKKIHVAVEIEGVECEMEVDSVSTFSLISEATAR; this is encoded by the coding sequence ATGACGTCCAGCGCGGCAATGGAGGACGGGCGGAACCCCGGACAACGGGAGGCCTCCAGCAATGGCTCCTTCGAGCAATTCAACTTGTCACGGCCGGACGAGTGGGAAGACTATGCTCAGCGGTTCGAATTCTTCCTGGAGGCGCAGGGCATTACGGACGCTGGAAAGAAAAggtcgacgtttctcagccgttGCGGGGCCGCGACGTTCCAGTTGGCCAAGGCCCTCGTCGCACCGGACCAGCTGAAAGATACGCCGTACGAGGACATCATCGCTGCCCTTCGAAATCATCTTTCGGCGAAACCACCGGAATTGGCGCGGCGATACGAGTTCCATCGCAGAGAGCAAGCAACCGGTGAGTCCGTCGCTGCATACCTCGCGGCTCTGCGAACGACTGCACAGCACTGCAACTTCGTTGACCTTGATAAGGCACTCCGAGACCGTTTTGTTTTTGGCCTGAGGAATGATAAAGCTAAACGGCGCATTTTGGCGAAAAAAGAAGTGTCACTCGCCTGCGCCGTCGAGGAAGCTACCGCCGCTGAGGCCATCGACCGTGAGGCCAGCCAGTCGCGACTAAATGCAACCGCGCCGCGTACCGAGCCAGTGCACCAGGGAACGGACGCCGACTGTGGAGAGGACCAGGACGGCCTCGAGGAATGTGTTCGTCAGTTACGTGGAGACACCAGTCAACGCAGGGACGCAGGACTGGGGGGCGGATCTTGTGCCGGTTGTGCGGGGCCGAACGAGCGCCGGTTGCGTCGTTTCCGTGATGCCCAATGCCGAGGTTGCGGAAAAACAGGGCACATAGCCAAAGTCTGCCGGTCTCAACGGAAGCGGGCCCGCCGTGCAAATTTTGAGACAAACGGCAGGACGGACAATTCGCGGACCACTCCGCGTGCGAGTACCTCGTACTGCGACAACCTCACGGAGACCGCCATCCACGATGTGCCCCAGCCCGGGACAAAGAAGATTCACGTTGCTGTCGAAATCGAAGGTGTGGAATGCGAGATGGAGGTGGACTCGGTATCCACGTTTTCGCTCATCTCCGAGGCTACGGCCAGGTAA